Proteins encoded in a region of the Candidatus Stygibacter australis genome:
- a CDS encoding efflux RND transporter periplasmic adaptor subunit, giving the protein MRNKYIIILAGILLLSGCGKKEAVESKSLEQLHKENGVPVKVRVLSEESFSKKLDYNGKLTGVNQATEQSLVGGTVEKINFEEGDLVKEGDVIVTFPQDLSGMNYQAVRANYDVMSASYERLKNLYQDGGISQQKVDNVKAGYLAAESQLNTVEKMLEVRAPIDGYLVEIYVDETDHVESGDLLFTVAELDRLKSKVTVTEKEIGMIQKGSAAIAKWEGNEYQGTITAVGYAMNERSGAFEVDLEFDNPDKIMKFNINAMIELEVYHNPAAIVVEKKNLLRDSSGDFVYIIKGDRAEKRYVITGQFSGLDFEIISGLAAGEKLVVESRNLLEDGSLVQISR; this is encoded by the coding sequence GTGAGAAATAAATATATAATTATATTAGCAGGGATATTATTATTAAGTGGCTGCGGGAAGAAGGAAGCAGTCGAGAGTAAAAGCCTGGAGCAATTACACAAAGAAAACGGGGTGCCTGTAAAAGTGCGGGTTCTTAGTGAGGAATCTTTCAGCAAAAAACTTGATTATAACGGTAAATTGACAGGAGTTAATCAGGCAACTGAGCAATCATTAGTAGGTGGCACAGTAGAAAAGATAAATTTTGAAGAAGGTGATCTGGTGAAAGAGGGTGATGTGATAGTAACATTTCCTCAGGATCTGTCAGGGATGAATTATCAGGCAGTTAGAGCGAATTATGATGTGATGTCAGCAAGTTATGAGCGACTAAAGAATCTCTATCAGGACGGGGGTATTTCACAGCAGAAAGTGGATAACGTGAAAGCAGGTTATCTGGCAGCAGAATCACAATTAAATACAGTGGAGAAGATGCTGGAAGTGAGAGCACCCATAGATGGCTATCTGGTAGAGATATATGTGGATGAGACTGATCATGTAGAGTCAGGAGATCTGCTTTTCACAGTAGCTGAGCTGGATAGATTGAAAAGTAAAGTAACTGTTACTGAGAAAGAAATTGGCATGATCCAAAAAGGTTCTGCGGCAATCGCAAAATGGGAAGGAAATGAATATCAAGGCACAATAACGGCTGTTGGTTATGCCATGAATGAACGAAGTGGAGCTTTTGAAGTGGATCTGGAATTTGATAATCCTGATAAGATCATGAAATTTAATATCAATGCGATGATCGAACTGGAAGTATATCATAATCCCGCCGCAATAGTGGTGGAGAAGAAGAATCTATTGCGGGACAGCAGTGGTGATTTTGTGTACATTATAAAAGGTGATCGGGCAGAGAAGCGTTACGTTATAACAGGGCAGTTCAGTGGACTGGATTTTGAGATTATAAGTGGATTGGCAGCAGGAGAAAAGCTGGTGGTTGAAAGCCGTAATCTCCTTGAAGATGGCAGTCTGGTTCAGATCAGCCGGTAA